GTTCGGCGCGCTGGTCTACGTGGTGGTGAACATGCTCGTCGACATCTCGTACGGGCTGATCGACCCGAGGGTGCGTGTGCGGTGAACACTCTGCTGAACAAGAAAAAGGAACCGATCGACAAGCTCGCCGCGAGTTCGGTGAGTGGGCGGAGCCTCGGCGCCGAGGCGTTCCGCCGGATGCTGCGCAGCCCGGTGGCCATCACCGGTGGCGTGATCACCCTGCTGTTCCTGCTGCTGGCCATTTTCGCGCCGCTGCTCACCCCGAAGGACCCGCAGACGCGGTATCTGCAGGACCAGGTTCAGCTCGGCCGCGGCATCATTCCCGGCGCACAGCCCGGTTTCCCGCTCGGCGTGGACGATTTCGGCCGCGACTTCCTGTCCCGCCTGCTCGTCGGCGCGCAGCAGACGCTGCTGGTCGGGGTGCTGGCCACGGTGATCGGCGTGCTGCTCGGGGTGATCATCGGCGGTATCGCGGGCGCGTTCGGCGGCTGGGTCGACACCGTCCTCATGCGACTGGTCGACGTGCTGCTCGCGTTTCCCTCGCTGCTGCTGGCGATCTCCATCGCGGCGTTGTTCGCGAAGCCGAGCCAGTGGACGGTGATCCTCGCCGTGTCGATCATCGGCGTGCCGATCTTCGCCCGGCTGCTGCGTGGATCCATGCTGGCGCAACGGGAAGCGGACCACGTGCTGGCCGCGACCTCGCTCGGGGTCAAGCGTGGCACGATCGTGTTCCGGCATATGCTGCCCAACTCGCTCGGCCCGGTGATCGTGCAGGCCACGCTGACCCTGGCCACCGCGATCCTGGAGGCCGCCGCACTGTCCTTCCTCGGCCTCGGCGATCCGGACCCGACCCGGGCGGAGTGGGGGCTGATGCTGGGCAACGCCTCGCGCCAGTTCCTCGACATCCGCCCGGAGCTGGCGTATTACCCGGCCGTCGCGATCATCGTGGTGGCGCTCGGGTTCACGCTGCTCGGCGAGTCCCTGCGCGAAGCCCTCGACCCGAAGAACCGGCGGTGAATCCCGATGGCACTCCTTGAAGTCCGCGACCTGGAGGTCGTGTTCCAGCGCAGGGGCGAGCAGCCGTTCACCGCGGTGGACGGCGTCAGCTTCGACGTCGAGCCCGGTCAGACGGTCGGGCTGGTCGGCGAGTCCGGCTGCGGCAAGTCGGTGACCTCGCTGGCGATCATGCGGCTGCTGGCCAAGCGCGGCAACCGGGTCG
This Amycolatopsis sulphurea DNA region includes the following protein-coding sequences:
- a CDS encoding ABC transporter permease, encoding MNTLLNKKKEPIDKLAASSVSGRSLGAEAFRRMLRSPVAITGGVITLLFLLLAIFAPLLTPKDPQTRYLQDQVQLGRGIIPGAQPGFPLGVDDFGRDFLSRLLVGAQQTLLVGVLATVIGVLLGVIIGGIAGAFGGWVDTVLMRLVDVLLAFPSLLLAISIAALFAKPSQWTVILAVSIIGVPIFARLLRGSMLAQREADHVLAATSLGVKRGTIVFRHMLPNSLGPVIVQATLTLATAILEAAALSFLGLGDPDPTRAEWGLMLGNASRQFLDIRPELAYYPAVAIIVVALGFTLLGESLREALDPKNRR